ATATCTTCAATTAGGGAAAGAGACCGCATATACAATGCCTTTAATAATGTGGGATTGTTAAATGATGTGGAACTGTTCGCTGATTTAAACAGTGCATTGGAGTGGTGTGAAAATGAATTTCTCTTCCAGTATAAACAGCTAAGGATAAAAGCGAAAGAACGGTTAGAAGAACGAAAGCAGAATAACATTGTATCTGCAGTAATGGCAGCCactcaaaataaaaatattaatgCATTAGGGAATGGATTaaataaaggaaacaaCATAGATCCTGTCAGGAATCTAATGTCACTGCCGACCAACACTCCGCGTAATTATCAAATGCTTTCTGTAGCACAAAATGTATTTGTAAATGATGAGCAGGCAGTGAAAAACTTCAAGAAGGAGTACAAGGATGATGAACCAGTCTTACCTATATTGCTATTTGCATTAAAGCAATATCGACCTGATATAATAtctgaaattcaaaaggtgagagaaaaggaaatcaaGTTTTGGGCACAGCTATGCCCCTACTTCACAAGGCGGAGATTAGCAAGTCAATCACTTTTACTACATGCAGACAACGTCTTCTTTCTGGTAGAAACAGGTATGTTGAAGGCAACATATGAATTGCCACAGGGTACCTTGTACgagattttttcaaatggcACATGTTTCGGGAAAATCATTGCACCAGGGAATGCTATGCCTAGAGAACAGAAACTTACCATCGAAACAGAAACGGACTCCATACTATGGGTTATAGATTCTAgctctttgaaaaaaatgaaagaagagaaTTTAGCATTGTACGTGGAGGTTGCATTAATGGTCATGTGCATCAAGGACACTAGATTTAAAGAATTACTCGGCTACACACTTGTCAGCGCATAAGCACGCACTTATTTtggtctttttttctttttgtattttgtcAGCAGTAACTCAGACAAACACCAAATAAAAGCAGGACATTCCTGCTTCTGTATAAGTGGTCTTGTAAGAGCTTAcctatataaaaaaatttatacTCACTTATTCACTTCCGGAAATTTTACTGCGCGATTTTCGTTAGTGAGGCCCCTATCgtaaaacaaaaagtgAAGATATTCATCGATGAGCAACTACATAGTCAATGGACTTGAAAGCTCTGTTACGAGAAAAACCgttgctttttttattataataCCATTACTATTCACGTTGTGTAGTTTTGCAGTTAGTTTATATCCGCAACAAGAAGTTAAAAGTTATAGTAAAGTAATAACGTAGATCATGCCTGTCCCATCTGTTACAGTCACTACTGATAATGAGTACGAAGAtatatcatcattttcgtcTATTGATTCTTACAAACCAGAGCCGTTCACTGGGTTCAAAGATTCTCAACTTCCAGACCAGCCTCTTATGAAGAATGATACTATCGTTGGAAAAGGGCAATCGGAGAATGATGACATTTTAGACGATCAACATCGTCATTCAGATGTGCACTCTCACCATAGTTCCAGTACTTTAAAACGACCAACCTCGAACTCGATAGAAAAGATGGTCACCCAGAATGCATTGGAGGGTACCTCAGAAACATTGGATTCTTTAAAAGAGGATGGATTAAAcctgaaaaagaaagctcTTCCAGACATTACCGCCCCGGTAACAAACTCAGCCCACGATGCCACATTCCCAGAAGAATACCGTTTAGAGACTGAAACTGGGTTGGTAAAGTTGAAAACGCTTGAAACATTAAGGAGAGAGGACTCTCGCGTTTCCTCaaccaaaaaagaacataatAACGACCATACCGATATACATTCCACCCGATCCAAGGTTACTACAAATTCTCAAGGCTCTTCTTTGGAGCCAAACAAGTTGAACATGGCAGtagagaaaaataagaagaaaattgaacaGTACCAAAAacataaatcagaaaaGGGGATTAAAGGTTTCTTTCATAGGATTTTCGATTAAGAGTAGTATAATGGCCTTAATTTTACTGTGTCCCTACTCCAAGcatgttttttcttttatgtCTTCATTTTATCCTTGGCGTCTAGATAGTTTTTCGACTTTCTCGTTTTATTCCTAAAAACGTTAAAAAAGTAACCTCCCCCTTAAAGTGGAGTAACATGGAATGATATATAGGTaagacagaaaagaaaacaaacgCATACGTTTATTAGCGACTTGTAGTAAAAGTATCAAAGATCAAAAGCTAAGGGCTTAATCATGTGCATTTTAATGGCCACAAGGGCACACCCTGACTACGAACTCATCTTAATATCTAATAGAGACGAATTCTTGGCAAGAAAAACACATGCCACATGTTGGCACAATGATGATTTTATCCTTTCACCCTATGACCTGGCCAGAACATCAAAGGAAGGGCAAGAATTTGGCACTTGGTCTGGCATAAataaagaaggaaaattaGCCactattcttaatctaAAGCTTGGTAGTGAGCGAAGTACtataaaatcaaaatccCGCGGTCTGCTGCCTTATATCTTTCTATCGAACCATGAAGCAAATTTTAAAGATTGGGATAGTTACAGCAAGTTTGGGAATCACTACGATGGGCTAAAAGCTACAGGcgattttaattttttctatggTGATGTTATAGAAAAACAATATAAAGTTATTGATTCTTTAGGAAGAACTTTCGATGTATTGAGTTCTACCTGTAGGAAAGATCTTGATTCTTACATGGTTATTTCTAACGGTAGATTTTATAACACCTCCAGTATACCAGAGAAAGCTTGGGAGAAGGTAAAGTTAGCACGTGACAGTTTAGAGGACTTAGTCTCAGATAACATTGGTTTAGATGAGGAGACCATAATATCAAGCTGCTTTCAACTGGCCTCGAAGTCCTCTCTTCCAGGTACTGTTTCAAAACCAGATGTCTTGCAAAT
The DNA window shown above is from Saccharomyces mikatae IFO 1815 strain IFO1815 genome assembly, chromosome: 6 and carries:
- the SMKI06G1650 gene encoding uncharacterized protein (similar to Saccharomyces cerevisiae YGR126W; ancestral locus Anc_3.486), with product MPVPSVTVTTDNEYEDISSFSSIDSYKPEPFTGFKDSQLPDQPLMKNDTIVGKGQSENDDILDDQHRHSDVHSHHSSSTLKRPTSNSIEKMVTQNALEGTSETLDSLKEDGLNLKKKALPDITAPVTNSAHDATFPEEYRLETETGLVKLKTLETLRREDSRVSSTKKEHNNDHTDIHSTRSKVTTNSQGSSLEPNKLNMAVEKNKKKIEQYQKHKSEKGIKGFFHRIFD
- the SMKI06G1660 gene encoding uncharacterized protein (similar to Saccharomyces cerevisiae YGR127W; ancestral locus Anc_3.487) → MATRAHPDYELILISNRDEFLARKTHATCWHNDDFILSPYDLARTSKEGQEFGTWSGINKEGKLATILNLKLGSERSTIKSKSRGLLPYIFLSNHEANFKDWDSYSKFGNHYDGLKATGDFNFFYGDVIEKQYKVIDSLGRTFDVLSSTCRKDLDSYMVISNGRFYNTSSIPEKAWEKVKLARDSLEDLVSDNIGLDEETIISSCFQLASKSSLPGTVSKPDVLQMLVDPNVTMSTIYVPPLRRPPGDDLGASIPDGDFYGTRSQIVLLISKDSTKATFIERIIYSSDEDVRQYSVSAPKEEKRFEFEL